From the Brassica napus cultivar Da-Ae chromosome A8, Da-Ae, whole genome shotgun sequence genome, one window contains:
- the BNAA08G10070D gene encoding uncharacterized protein BNAA08G10070D has translation MNPFNLASTISPPPVANHLSAKRKRGRPRKDATMARQKRSPGSPKEDVNLVGKTVSGVVERSCEAGFIINVKVKDSDTRLRGFVFSRGKVVPVTPENDVAPHVKMIVREEIKNQTEYRDQSCPPNDQTMKDAVTDLETECARALILLPHGINGEDPKEVMEEREAAATRLVEFSQTPETTIVTPQQNLFLARKETNEHQNSPGEARGFDLMAEELVHPVKEVPQELQLELGNKTIWRGDNNKMAPQWR, from the coding sequence ATGAATCCGTTTAACCTAGCCTCCACAATCTCACCTCCTCCTGTTGCTAATCATCTCTCGGCGAAGCGAAAGAGAGGCCGTCCACGTAAAGATGCAACCATGGCTCGACAAAAAAGATCTCCAGGGAGTCCAAAGGAGGATGTTAATCTGGTTGGTAAGACGGTGTCTGGTGTGGTCGAAAGATCTTGCGAGGCGGGGTTCATCATCAATGTTAAGGTGAAAGACAGTGACACGAGACTGCGAGGTTTTGTGTTCTCACGGGGGAAAGTCGTTCCTGTGACTCCAGAAAACGACGTGGCTCCTCATGTCAAAATGATCGTAAGAGAAGAGATCAAGAATCAGACTGAATATCGTGATCAATCTTGTCCTCCTAACGATCAGACAATGAAAGATGCTGTCACTGACTTGGAGACTGAATGTGCTAGAGCTTTGATTCTACTGCCACATGGAATAAATGGAGAGGACCCCAAGGAAGTTATGGAAGAAAGAGAAGCTGCTGCTACTCGTTTGGTGGAGTTTTCTCAAACTCCAGAAACGACCATAGTGACTCCTCAACAGAACCTTTTCTTGGCACGGAAAGAGACCAACGAGCATCAGAATTCTCCTGGTGAGGCTCGTGGGTTTGATCTAATGGCGGAGGAACTGGTTCATCCGGTAAAGGAAGTACCGCAGGAGCTTCAGCTAGAACTTGGGAACAAGACAATATGGAGGGGAGACAACAACAAAATGGCACCGCAATGGAGATAG
- the LOC106431551 gene encoding ATPase GET3C-like isoform X1: MICSMLHHLVYDEISVISKVLQFMESPEHNRFTHTVNDTAPTGHTLRLLSLSDFYDSSIGKIKLKKKITAAASAFTSVFGKKEIQQQGPSNELDQLKERMEKVLNVFSEVHTTEFVIVTIAPFSYLFIRSLVNMWLLRRLALFFYPIKDKFE, translated from the exons ATGATATGCTCAATGCTGCATCACCTGGTATATGATGAAATATCAGTTATATCCAAG GTTCTTCAATTTATGGAGTCACCAGAACACAATAGGTTTACACATACAGTCAACGATACTGCTCCCACg GGACATACTCTGCGGCTTCTTTCTCTGTCCGATTTCTATGATTCTTCAATTGGCAAAATAAAG CTCAAGAAGAAGATCACTGCGGCAGCTTCAGCCTTTACGTCTGTCTTTGGTAAAAAGGAGATACAACAACAAGGACCT tcCAACGAGTTGGACCAACTGAAAGAGAGAATGGAGAAAGTTCTAAATGTTTTCAGTGAAGTGCACACTACTGAGTTTGTCATTGTAACCATAGCACCATTCTCTTACCTGTTCATAAGATCATTAGTTAACATGTGGTTACTGAGACGCTTAGCTTTATTCTTCTATCCCATTAAGGATAAATTTGAATAG
- the LOC106431551 gene encoding ATPase GET3C-like isoform X2 — protein sequence MESPEHNRFTHTVNDTAPTGHTLRLLSLSDFYDSSIGKIKLKKKITAAASAFTSVFGKKEIQQQGPSNELDQLKERMEKVLNVFSEVHTTEFVIVTIAPFSYLFIRSLVNMWLLRRLALFFYPIKDKFE from the exons ATGGAGTCACCAGAACACAATAGGTTTACACATACAGTCAACGATACTGCTCCCACg GGACATACTCTGCGGCTTCTTTCTCTGTCCGATTTCTATGATTCTTCAATTGGCAAAATAAAG CTCAAGAAGAAGATCACTGCGGCAGCTTCAGCCTTTACGTCTGTCTTTGGTAAAAAGGAGATACAACAACAAGGACCT tcCAACGAGTTGGACCAACTGAAAGAGAGAATGGAGAAAGTTCTAAATGTTTTCAGTGAAGTGCACACTACTGAGTTTGTCATTGTAACCATAGCACCATTCTCTTACCTGTTCATAAGATCATTAGTTAACATGTGGTTACTGAGACGCTTAGCTTTATTCTTCTATCCCATTAAGGATAAATTTGAATAG
- the LOC106431551 gene encoding ATPase GET3C-like isoform X3, translating into MICSMLHHLVYDEISVISKVLQFMESPEHNRFTHTVNDTAPTGHTLRLLSLSDFYDSSIGKIKLKKKITAAASAFTSVFGKKEIQQQGPSNELDQLKERMEKVLNVFSEVHTTEFVIDKFE; encoded by the exons ATGATATGCTCAATGCTGCATCACCTGGTATATGATGAAATATCAGTTATATCCAAG GTTCTTCAATTTATGGAGTCACCAGAACACAATAGGTTTACACATACAGTCAACGATACTGCTCCCACg GGACATACTCTGCGGCTTCTTTCTCTGTCCGATTTCTATGATTCTTCAATTGGCAAAATAAAG CTCAAGAAGAAGATCACTGCGGCAGCTTCAGCCTTTACGTCTGTCTTTGGTAAAAAGGAGATACAACAACAAGGACCT tcCAACGAGTTGGACCAACTGAAAGAGAGAATGGAGAAAGTTCTAAATGTTTTCAGTGAAGTGCACACTACTGAGTTTGTCATT GATAAATTTGAATAG
- the LOC106359730 gene encoding protein DETOXIFICATION 39, whose protein sequence is MGVSSDTVEKSDLQRPLVDPTNSDPKPPKDVGLESVLSDSSLSCRRRVYLGACMELKVLFRLALPAILVYLVNSGMSISARIFSGHLGGQELAAASLGNSCFFLVYGLMLGMGSAVETLCGQAYGAQRYDMLGIYLQRATIVLALVGLPMTVLYTFSYPILLMLGEPKSVSYKASLYIAGLLPQIFAYAVNFTAQKFLQAQSVVIPSAYISGAALLLQILLTWFAVNVMGMGLIGIACVLTVSWWVMVVAQTLYITCNERFKHTWTGLNSRSFQGLWSFFKLSVGSAVMICLEMWYSQILVLLAGLLEEPALSLDCLSICMAVSALSFMVSVGFNAAASIRTSNELGAGNPKSALFSTWTATFVSFVISVGEALVLMASRNYISYIFTSDADVAKAVSDLCPYLAVTVILNGIQPVLSGVAVGCGWQTFVAYVNVGCYYVIGIPIGCVLGFTFNLQAKGIWTGMIGGTLMQTLILLYVTYRTDWDKEVEKAKKRLDMWDDKKDAVQN, encoded by the exons ATGGGTGTGTCAAGTGATACGGTGGAGAAATCCGATCTTCAGCGACCGTTAGTGGATCCGACAAACTCGGATCCAAAACCACCCAAAGATGTCGGACTCGAGAGCGTTTTATCGGATAGTAGCCTTTCGTGTCGGAGGCGCGTGTACTTAGGCGCATGCATGGAGTTGAAGGTACTCTTCAGGTTGGCACTTCCGGCGATACTTGTCTATCTAGTCAACAGCGGAATGAGTATCTCCGCTCGTATATTCTCCGGACATCTCGGCGGTCAAGAACTCGCCGCCGCATCCCTCGGAAACAGCTGCTTTTTTCTCGTCTACGGCCTCATG TTAGGCATGGGCAGTGCAGTCGAGACACTATGTGGACAAGCATATGGAGCCCAACGGTACGATATGCTTGGGATCTATCTCCAACGAGCAACAATTGTCCTCGCTTTAGTGGGTTTGCCCATGACAGTGCTATACACCTTCTCATACCCGATCCTACTCATGTTAGGCGAGCCCAAATCAGTGTCTTACAAGGCTTCTTTGTACATCGCTGGACTCCTCCCTCAAATCTTCGCTTACGCCGTCAACTTCACGGCCCAAAAGTTCCTCCAGGCCCAAAGTGTGGTGATTCCCAGCGCGTACATCTCAGGCGCCGCCCTTCTCCTCCAAATCTTGCTGACGTGGTTTGCCGTTAACGTAATGGGCATGGGCCTTATTGGAATCGCTTGTGTTCTCACAGTCTCATGGTGGGTGATGGTTGTGGCCCAGACTTTGTATATAACGTGTAATGAAAGGTTTAAACACACGTGGACTGGACTTAACTCGAGATCGTTCCAAGGTCTTTGGAGTTTCTTTAAACTCTCTGTTGGGTCTGCTGTTATGATCTGTCTGGAAATGTGGTACTCAcagattcttgttcttctcGCTGGTTTGCTTGAGGAGCCTGCTCTCTCTCTAGATTGTCTCTCCATCTG TATGGCAGTTTCAGCATTGTCCTTCATGGTTTCTGTCGGCTTCAATGCGGCTGCAAG TATACGAACAAGTAATGAGCTCGGAGCAGGGAATCCAAAATCAGCTTTGTTCTCTACATGGACGGCGACTTTTGTTTCCTTCGTGATCTCCGTTGGGGAGGCGCTCGTCCTAATGGCGTCACGTAATTACATCAGCTACATCTTCACGTCGGACGCTGACGTGGCTAAGGCCGTCTCTGACCTCTGCCCTTATCTTGCCGTCACAGTCATTCTCAACGGAATCCAACCCGTCTTGTCCG GAGTGGCAGTAGGATGTGGATGGCAGACCTTCGTAGCATATGTAAATGTTGGTTGTTACTATGTTATTGGTATTCCCATTGGTTGTGTTCTCGGTTTCACTTTCAATTTGCAAGCCAag GGAATATGGACCGGGATGATTGGAGGTACCCTCATGCAAACTCTCATCTTACTTTACGTCACGTATAGAACAGATTGGGATAAAGAA GTGGAAAAGGCGAAGAAACGATTGGATATGTGGGACGACAAGAAGGATGCTGTCCAAAACTA
- the LOC106360988 gene encoding protein DETOXIFICATION 39 isoform X1, translated as MDTSSEATERADLQRPLVEQKPPSDVGLESVLTESSIPYRKRLYLGACIEMKLLFRLALPAILVYIVNSGMSISARIFAGHLGGQELAAASIGNSCFSLVYGLMLGMGSAVETLCGQAHGAHRYDMLGIYLQRATIVLALVGLPMTLLYTFSYPILVLLGEPKTVSYMGSLYIAGLIPQIFAYAVNFTAQKFLQAQSIVTPSAYISAAALLLQISLTYITVYVMGLGLMGIAYVLTICWWVIVGAQTLYITKSQRFRHTWTGLSWRSFQGLWSFFKLSAGSAVMICLEMWYSQILVLLAGLLKDPALSLDSLSICMSISALSFMVSVGFNAAASVRTSNELGAANPKSALFSTWTATVVSFIISVAEALAVMAARDYISYIFTSDPEVAKAVSDLCPFLAVTIILNGIQPVLSGVAVGCGWQAFVAYVNVGCYYIVGIPVGCILGFTFNFQAKGIWTGMIGGTLMQTLILLYVTYRTDWDKEVEKARKRLDMWDDKKEPLQN; from the exons ATGGATACGTCAAGTGAGGCGACGGAGAGAGCCGATCTCCAACGACCGTTGGTGGAACAAAAGCCTCCATCGGACGTCGGACTCGAGAGCGTTTTAACGGAGAGTAGCATTCCGTACCGGAAACGCTTGTATTTAGGCGCGTGTATAGAAATGAAATTACTTTTCCGGTTAGCACTTCCGGCGATACTTGTCTACATAGTCAACAGTGGAATGAGTATCTCTGCACGTATCTTCGCCGGACATCTCGGCGGTCAAGAACTCGCCGCGGCTTCCATCGGAAACAGCTGCTTCAGTCTCGTCTATGGCCTCATG TTAGGTATGGGAAGTGCAGTCGAGACTCTATGTGGACAAGCACACGGAGCTCACCGTTACGATATGCTTGGGATCTATCTCCAAAGAGCAACGATAGTCCTCGCTTTGGTTGGTTTACCCATGACACTACTATACACCTTCTCGTATCCGATTCTAGTCTTATTAGGTGAGCCGAAAACGGTATCGTATATGGGTTCCTTGTACATCGCGGGCCTGATCCCTCAGATCTTCGCTTACGCTGTTAACTTCACGGCCCAAAAATTCCTCCAGGCACAGAGCATAGTGACTCCTAGTGCGTACATCTCAGCTGCCGCTCTTCTCCTCCAGATCTCGCTAACGTATATCACTGTTTACGTAATGGGTTTGGGGCTTATGGGCATCGCTTATGTCTTGACTATATGTTGGTGGGTTATAGTTGGAGCCCAGACTTTGTATATTACGAAAAGTCAGAGGTTTAGACACACGTGGACTGGTCTTAGCTGGAGATCGTTCCAAGGTCTATGGAGTTTTTTCAAACTCTCTGCTGGTTCGGCTGTTATGATCTGTCTAGAAATGTGGTATTCGCAGATTCTGGTTCTTCTTGCTGGTTTGCTGAAAGATCCTGCTCTCTCTCTAGATTCCCTCTCCATCTG taTGTCAATTTCAGCATTATCCTTCATGGTATCCGTAGGCTTCAATGCAGCTGCAAG TGTACGGACAAGTAATGAGCTTGGAGCAGCAAATCCGAAATCGGCATTGTTCTCTACATGGACGGCTACTGTAGTTTCCTTCATAATCTCCGTCGCGGAAGCCCTGGCGGTCATGGCGGCACGTGATTACATCAGCTACATTTTTACGTCGGACCCTGAGGTGGCTAAAGCTGTCTCTGACCTCTGCCCTTTCCTCGCCGTCACCATCATCCTCAACGGAATCCAGCCAGTCTTGTCCG GAGTGGCTGTGGGATGTGGATGGCAAGCATTCGTGGCATATGTGAATGTTGGTTGTTACTATATAGTTGGTATTCCTGTTGGCTGTATTCTCGGCTTCACTTTCAACTTTCAGGCCAAG GGAATATGGACCGGGATGATTGGAGGTACCCTCATGCAAACTCTCATCTTGCTTTACGTCACGTATCGAACTGATTGGGACAAAGAG GTGGAAAAAGCTAGAAAGCGATTGGATATGTGGGACGATAAGAAGGAACCTCTTCAAAATTAA
- the LOC106360988 gene encoding protein DETOXIFICATION 39 isoform X2 yields the protein MGSAVETLCGQAHGAHRYDMLGIYLQRATIVLALVGLPMTLLYTFSYPILVLLGEPKTVSYMGSLYIAGLIPQIFAYAVNFTAQKFLQAQSIVTPSAYISAAALLLQISLTYITVYVMGLGLMGIAYVLTICWWVIVGAQTLYITKSQRFRHTWTGLSWRSFQGLWSFFKLSAGSAVMICLEMWYSQILVLLAGLLKDPALSLDSLSICMSISALSFMVSVGFNAAASVRTSNELGAANPKSALFSTWTATVVSFIISVAEALAVMAARDYISYIFTSDPEVAKAVSDLCPFLAVTIILNGIQPVLSGVAVGCGWQAFVAYVNVGCYYIVGIPVGCILGFTFNFQAKGIWTGMIGGTLMQTLILLYVTYRTDWDKEVEKARKRLDMWDDKKEPLQN from the exons ATGGGAAGTGCAGTCGAGACTCTATGTGGACAAGCACACGGAGCTCACCGTTACGATATGCTTGGGATCTATCTCCAAAGAGCAACGATAGTCCTCGCTTTGGTTGGTTTACCCATGACACTACTATACACCTTCTCGTATCCGATTCTAGTCTTATTAGGTGAGCCGAAAACGGTATCGTATATGGGTTCCTTGTACATCGCGGGCCTGATCCCTCAGATCTTCGCTTACGCTGTTAACTTCACGGCCCAAAAATTCCTCCAGGCACAGAGCATAGTGACTCCTAGTGCGTACATCTCAGCTGCCGCTCTTCTCCTCCAGATCTCGCTAACGTATATCACTGTTTACGTAATGGGTTTGGGGCTTATGGGCATCGCTTATGTCTTGACTATATGTTGGTGGGTTATAGTTGGAGCCCAGACTTTGTATATTACGAAAAGTCAGAGGTTTAGACACACGTGGACTGGTCTTAGCTGGAGATCGTTCCAAGGTCTATGGAGTTTTTTCAAACTCTCTGCTGGTTCGGCTGTTATGATCTGTCTAGAAATGTGGTATTCGCAGATTCTGGTTCTTCTTGCTGGTTTGCTGAAAGATCCTGCTCTCTCTCTAGATTCCCTCTCCATCTG taTGTCAATTTCAGCATTATCCTTCATGGTATCCGTAGGCTTCAATGCAGCTGCAAG TGTACGGACAAGTAATGAGCTTGGAGCAGCAAATCCGAAATCGGCATTGTTCTCTACATGGACGGCTACTGTAGTTTCCTTCATAATCTCCGTCGCGGAAGCCCTGGCGGTCATGGCGGCACGTGATTACATCAGCTACATTTTTACGTCGGACCCTGAGGTGGCTAAAGCTGTCTCTGACCTCTGCCCTTTCCTCGCCGTCACCATCATCCTCAACGGAATCCAGCCAGTCTTGTCCG GAGTGGCTGTGGGATGTGGATGGCAAGCATTCGTGGCATATGTGAATGTTGGTTGTTACTATATAGTTGGTATTCCTGTTGGCTGTATTCTCGGCTTCACTTTCAACTTTCAGGCCAAG GGAATATGGACCGGGATGATTGGAGGTACCCTCATGCAAACTCTCATCTTGCTTTACGTCACGTATCGAACTGATTGGGACAAAGAG GTGGAAAAAGCTAGAAAGCGATTGGATATGTGGGACGATAAGAAGGAACCTCTTCAAAATTAA
- the LOC106382117 gene encoding probable disease resistance protein RPP1 — protein sequence MKFQSFLKEIKKQRGKRKRDELSNPARKKIRVQNLSQIQVPSSPPPSPSSLTSSLSLSSAPSSSSHNWTHDVFPSFRGEDVRIGFLSHIQKEFKRKGITPFIDNEIRRGESIGPELIRAIRGSKIAIILLSRNYASSKWCLDELVEIMKCKEELGQTVIPVFYKVDPSDVKKLRGYFGKVFEKTCEGKSKEDTEKWRQALEKVATIAGYDSSTWDNEAAMIEQIATDVSNKLISSVPSSDFDSLVGMRAHMKSMELLLRLDSDEVRMIGIWGPSGIGKSTIARSLFSQHSPDFQLSVFMENIKREYPRPCFDRYSAQLQLQNKFLSLILNQNDVAIHHLGVAQDRLKNKKVLVVLDDVDHSAQLDALAKETCWFGSGSRIIVTTQDIRILNAHRINLIYKVDFPRDDEALEIFCINAFGQKSPYDGFGDLAREVTRLASKLPLGLSVMGSYFKGLSKEMWERELPRLRTRLDGETESILKFSYDALCDEDQALFLHIACFFNGERTDKVEEFLAEKFVGVEGRLRVLAEKSLISVDSKEYIRMHDLLARLGREIVRKQSPNEPGQRQFLVDDGDIRQVLRDDTLGSRSVIGINFLLEKELKISDQAFERMSNLQFLRLDSHYFDHVLLRRTNSQYILESVNCLPREVRLLDWSTFPMTCLPSNFNPELLMEIKMRCSNLEKLWEGNKTIRNLKWMDLYNSKNLKELPNLSTATNLRELNLFGCSSLMELPSSIGNLTNLKKLNLTLCLSLMEVPSSISNMTNLKELELNGCLSLVELTFGNMTNLKNLYLSGCSSLVEISSSIGNMTNLVKLDLSGCSSLEELPSSIGNMTNLENLNLSGCSKLKALPININMKSLDELDLTYCSSMKRFPEISTNISVLKIDGTAIKEIPASISSWSRLDRLHVSYSENLGRSRHVFDRIRKLDLNDTGLQEIAPWVKEMSCLETLVIHGCSNLQKLRSSIGNLTNLENLDLKGCSSLVELPSSIGNMTNLENLDLKGCSSLMELPSSIGNMTNLETLNLDGCSSLVELPSSIGNLHNLKRLNLGNCSKLMSLPVNINMKSLDELDLSYCSVLKSFPEISTNIRVLKLNGTAIEEIPTSIRSWSRLERLDMSYSENLRKSHHAFDLITNLHLSDTGIQEISPLVKEMSRLRELVINGCTKLVSLPQLPHSLEFMHVENCESLERLDCSFYRTKFTDLCFVNCLKLNREAVDLILKTSTKGWVIFPGETVPAYFSYRATGSSVSMKLNGFDTRFPTSFRFKACLLLVTKPGDVESAAWYRSDIFYCINGKLRDVGIFQRYANILDPLCPRFEHLVVFEFEETVTSPESVFEFRFKKKNWGIKECGLRPLKSLALSW from the exons atgaaatttcAATCGTTTTTGAAAGAAATTAAGAAACAGAGAGGGAAGAGgaaaagagatgaactttcgaATCCAGCAAGAAAGAAGATCCGAGTTCAGAACCTGAGCCAAATCCAAGTACCATCATCACCTCCACCTTCTCCTTCATCACTTACATCCTCTTTGTCTCTTTCATCAGCTCCATCTTCTTCGTCTCATAACTGGACACACGATGTCTTTCCAAGCTTCCGCGGGGAAGATGTCCGCATAGGGTTTCTAAGTCACATTCAAAAAGAGTTTAAAAGAAAAGGAATCACACCATTCATCGACAATGAGATCAGGAGAGGAGAATCCATCGGTCCAGAACTCATACGGGCCATTAGAGGATCTAAAATCGCCATCATCTTGCTCTCGAGGAACTATGCTTCTTCAAAGTGGTGCCTTGATGAGTTGGTGGAGATTATGAAGTGCAAAGAAGAGTTAGGCCAAACCGTAATCCCCGTTTTCTATAAAGTAGATCCGTCTGATGTAAAGAAGCTGAGAGGATATTTTGGGAAAGTTTTCGAAAAAACTTGCGAGGGTAAAAGTAAGGAGGATACTGAGAAATGGAGACAGGCTTTGGAGAAGGTGGCGACAATTGCTGGTTACGATTCAAGCACCTG GGATAATGAAGCGGCCATGATTGAGCAAATAGCCACAGATGTTTCAAACAAGCTGATTAGTTCTGTTCCATCAAGTGATTTCGACAGCTTAGTTGGGATGAGAGCTCACATGAAAAGTATGGAACTGCTCTTACGCTTGGACTCCGATGAAGTGAGGATGATAGGGATTTGGGGTCCTTCTGGAATTGGTAAGAGCACCATCGCCAGATCTCTCTTTAGCCAACACTCTCCTGACTTTCAACTTAGCGTCTTCATGGAGAATATCAAAAGAGAGTATCCGAGACCTTGTTTCGATAGATACAGCGCACAACTGCAATTACAAAATAAGTTCTTGTCTCTAATACTCAATCAGAATGATGTCGCTATCCATCACTTAGGAGTTGCACAAGACCGGctaaaaaataagaaagtgtTAGTTGTTCTCGATGACGTGGATCACTCAGCGCAACTAGATGCCTTGGCGAAAGAAACTTGCTGGTTTGGCAGTGGAAGTCGGATTATTGTTACAACGCAAGATATAAGAATTTTGAATGCACATCGGATCAACCTTATTTACAAGGTTGATTTTCCACGTGATGATGAAGCTCTTGAAATCTTCTGCATAAATGCTTTTGGTCAAAAATCCCCATATGATGGTTTTGGGGACCTTGCTCGGGAAGTTACAAGGCTTGCTAGTAAACTCCCTTTGGGACTAAGTGTTATGGGATCTTATTTCAAAGGCTTGTCCAAGGAGATGTGGGAACGTGAGTTACCAAGGTTAAGAACTAGACTTGACGGTGAAACAGAAAGTATTTTAAAGTTCAGCTATGATGCCTTATGCGATGAAGATCAAGCTTTGTTTCTTCACATAGCCTGCTTTTTCAACGGTGAACGGACTGACAAAGTAGAAGAGTTTCTTGCAGAGAAATTTGTTGGTGTGGAAGGTCGTCTTCGTGTTTTAGCTGAGAAATCTCTCATATCCGTCGACTCAAAAGAATATATAAGGATGCATGATTTGCTAGCACGTTTGGGTAGGGAAATTGTTCGTAAACAATCCCCTAACGAACCTGGGCAGCGTCAGTTTTTGGTTGATGATGGAGATATACGCCAAGTACTACGTGATGATACACTT ggtAGTCGAAGTGTTATAGGAATAAATTTTTTGTTGGAGAAGGAGTTGAAGATAAGTGACCAAGCCTTTGAAAGAATGTCCAATCTCCAATTCTTAAGACTTGATAGTCATTATTTTGACCATGTTCTACTCAGACGAACAAATAGTCAATACATATTAGAAAGTGTGAACTGTCTACCTCGAGAAGTTAGATTACTGGATTGGAGCACATTCCCGATGACATGTCTGCCTTCTAATTTTAATCCAGAGCTCCTAATGGAAATAAAAATGAGATGTAGCAACCTTGAGAAACTGTGGGAAGGAAATAAA ACGATTAGAAATCTCAAGTGGATGGATTTGTATAATTCCAAAAATCTAAAGGAGCTTCCAAATCTTTCAACTGCCACAAATCTCCGAGAACTGAATCTCTTTGGATGTTCAAGTCTTATGGAGCTTCCTTCTTCTATTGGGAATTTGACTAATCTCAAGAAATTGAATCTCACGCTGTGCTTAAGCCTTATGGAAGTCCCCTCTTCTATTAGTAATATGACTAATCTCAAGGAATTGGAGCTCAATGGATGCTTAAGCCTTGTGGAGCTCAcctttgggaatatgactaatCTCAAGAATTTGTATCTCAGTGGATGCTCAAGCCTTGTGGAGATTTCCTCTTCTATTGGGAATATGACTAATCTCGTGAAATTGGATCTCTCCGGATGCTCAAGCCTTGAGGAACTCCCTTCTTCTATTGGGAATATGACTAATCTTGAGAATTTGAATCTCTCCGGATGCTCAAAGCTAAAAGCCCTTCCGATCAACATTAACATGAAATCTCTTGATGAGCTTGATCTCACATACTGCTCCTCGATGAAAAGGTTTCCTGAGATTTCCACAAACATTAGCGTTCTAAAGATTGATGGAACTGCTATAAAAGAAATTCCTGCATCAATCAGTTCATGGTCTCGTCTTGATAGGTTACATGTGTCATACAGTGAAAACCTCGGGAGATCCCGACATGTTTTTGACCGCATCAGGAAGCTGGACTTGAACGACACAGGATTACAAGAAATTGCTCCATGGGTCAAGGAAATGTCTTGTCTAGAGACACTAGTAATCCACGGATGCTCAAATCTACAAAAGCTCCGCTCTTCCATTGGAAATTTGACTAATCTTGAGAATTTGGATCTCAAAGGATGCTCAAGCCTTGTGGAGCTCCCATCTTCTATTGGAAATATGACTAATCTTGAGAATTTGGATCTCAAAGGATGCTCAAGCCTTATGGAACTCCCCTCTTCTATTGGTAACATGACTAATCTTGAAACTTTGAATCTGGATGGATGTTCAAGCCTTGTGGAGCTCCCCTCTTCTATTGGGAATCTTCATAATTTGAAGCGGTTGAATCTCGGAAATTGCTCAAAGCTAATGTCCCTTCCAGTGAACATCAACATGAAATCTCTTGATGAGCTTGATCTCAGTTACTGCTCGGTGTTGAAAAGCTTTCCTGAGATTTCCACAAACATTAGAGTTCTAAAGCTCAACGGAACTGCTATTGAAGAAATTCCAACATCAATCAGGTCATGGTCTCGTCTTGAAAGGTTAGATATGTCATACAGTGAAAACCTAAGGAAATCGCATCATGCTTTTGACCTCATCACAAATCTTCACTTGAGCGACACAGGAATTCAAGAAATTTCCCCATTGGTAAAAGAAATGTCTCGTCTACGGGAACTTGTAATCAATGGATGCACAAAGCTGGTTTCGCTCCCACAGCTTCCACATTCATTAGAATTCATGCATGTAGAAAACTGCGAGTCCCTGGAGAGACTAGATTGCTCTTTTTACAGGACAAAGTTTACTGATCTTTGCTTTGTTAACTGCCTCAAACTGAATCGAGAAGCAGTAGACCTTATCCTCAAGACATCGACAAAAGGATGGGTGATCTTTCCCGGAGAAACGGTGCCTGCATATTTCAGTTACAGAGCCACAGGGAGTTCAGTGTCAATGAAACTGAATGGATTCGATACACGTTTTCCTACATCCTTTAGATTTAAAGCTTGCCTCTTGCTGGTTACTAAGCCTGGCGACGTTGAGTCTGCTGCTTGGTACAGGTCGGATATATTTTATTGCATCAATGGCAAACTGAGGGATGTCGGTATTTTCCAAAGATATGCTAATATATTGGACCCACTATGTCCACGTTTTGAGCATCTGGTCGTATTCGAATTTGAAGAAACTGTGACTTCCCCTGAATCAGTCTTTGAGTTcaggttcaaaaaaaaaaactggggGATTAAAGAATGCGGACTACGTCCTCTAAAAAGCTTAGCTCTCTCATGGTAA